A genomic window from Cotesia glomerata isolate CgM1 linkage group LG7, MPM_Cglom_v2.3, whole genome shotgun sequence includes:
- the LOC123269797 gene encoding proto-oncogene tyrosine-protein kinase ROS isoform X3, protein MLLIKRICSLVVLVLAVNIARALLPDDFEEQQFTGDNLQQDCASRCPDLDFNQNRTDDISEVGCGVRCKIDQCEKGCAAWEQALETSCQSTCNGTQELLPPKELYCVLGCHDALNRYFQQLKAEIGVPPAPALVADSLTATSLRLEWKGVDIKRRAAGISYLVQWRYEELAETWQYCRNQSWGEDDQILVDNLQPYTKYRFRVALLLKSSQHNPEPIVSAPSVVILTLAAGSPSSVPVIVRAAAVDSYRVSVSWEPGPFPNGPLLSYVLQLQGDDFFLLNKDIPASENTDHYMFQNLKPNQNYSVSVSMRNAVGDGPPAVTYITTPPEPAVKDTQQPILILGGEHVVMKQGADMLDEPSIIYRANGRIRGVAIHVSSAQLFVSDSMGYIYRTTILKETEPIVVLRPDQANFKPLSLSVDWLNSHLYILGEVNHATTVWQIARCNLDGKGLTVAMAGFMTRPTHIEVDPYNGYLFWVTRGGLFRLDLADISNGIKHEVQPYLILEDTHLGAFTVDHTNFRLLVPDHTQNTVISVSLDGREVLNLRANTQQPKFTNVVSLAMANGLFYWTNGVEVLTEGYHSGQNRYFHNAYPDRSDGSFVSVNVFMDASQPVPVPVNPPTGVQAVLGAERAKVSWQAPHLLGGQGKGAWQNWSYELEIKDESTGHTVQQRNITGSSHTVYNLREKSEYTIKAAAYTHAGRGPWSSEFRGKTLRENSHASILWSANEGLLKSDVTGENVNTLIYKDMLKDNDNDYHIIDASWYEDTLYFVGNNSALYRYNITSHQKTKLNINSVGTVAVDWFAKKLYWANPKQQIITRANLNGTQQEPMSILAIVKELIIDSQEAYLYWSTGHAVEVARLNGLDRRYYHSDEIFNGKQVMGLTIDTENRYVYWIVRSYESGSIVYRAPTSERVPMSQRLIPEKVSSLQYPNIQGPLCYFSEHLLWLQDDRNAVIGDLTGQNTAMINGISLIGLHMVAIMDPALHQYPPGLTADNITVIPRAVSLNSIRVIGTWGNFNVSWDPVTNINHGTVFYEVKFANYINANANPEITTDTTMLYNNSEQILPYSLLEVTIKAFTYWGAAMHTRKVLRSPQSEPTQPTNVRGFVEFNRAPINTDANEHHHDNVDITITFRWDPPEYPNGIIKGYNLHCWFLNNSKNVDVFNGLEVQHDKWEYVVNNLRANTTYYFEVQAFTEVGAGSFADMINISTENEDPVPQLIVASVDALKLVDLDLKSEVILTRHVAIEMRYVTLDDKLYWINEMQEIVMANFNGTNTTKILSLNNTATSMCVDWISRNLYWSEYQRKSGVSSILKLDLTAWESSGTLIYEKIVTNSRNIINLEVSPLTGDLFWIELTAGKHGSIVQSDLYGSHIRPFFNHDDTDCSCPYRPLIKPSMTIDSTDPHNPVMYWTSMEEHLNIAGINGCVCSNVISSGFNRGLPPISLTADKINVYWLDAAGSGIHYVNKNYPYEQDIKRIYFDNIRTIKAIGKSLQSYPNSDCLIPYQMSYTVEELVKKSNSITVKLPNPETHLGCEKYNLPGTLFTIQVSRCHDSTTCDTNDILEFKTYKKEFEIVNLQPFTMYQFKLALSNYYSDIIKVKREFGNPIVLRTAAGAPSAPQNVTVKSCTPTLAAVYWLAPRILNAAAVRYEIHWRTLRLVNGERPKGEKLIKNLGKAADGRFMELLKPLLPGQDYLVYIRAYPADSNDTYGESEGHIVSMYPEPNNLTNIASSVNTLNVTWVPMVNVTVNHTLEFTTVGLEKWQVADSFVVGKDNKTEYRIRGLMPRTLYKFRLILRYPNYHDDFLWPSDARFTFQTSGDVPSPPGRPSVTKLRNSVYQLNWEPARAHGSQVKMYRLEGKIIENDLEGLKATQDNEGWKLYYTGTDNYWIIVGEMNQKYKFRVQATNAYGSGGWSETSGIIDLTDTIGTTLASQQHLGLILGLSVPFVIIVLICFCYFLCLYNRRRKEVKKSILPPVMSDVELATLREIPRGNFVQANALYVSSLQNDNEELMLMKISKHQVEKDKFLGRGAFGEVFQGNAKDLDGPGVITPVAIKTLRKGATAHEKTEFLQEAQLMSQFKHKNVLRLLGVCLEQDSPWLILELMEAGDLLSYLRSSRPLPPTDHRALRLQDLLAMCEDVARGCHYLESLHFVHRDLACRNCLVSAKNRENRVVKIGDFGLARDIYKNDYYRKEGEGLLPVRWMPPEALLDGVFSTRSDVWAFGVLMWEITSLGQQPYPARTNGEVLQYVTQAGGRLPKPINCPPALYQLMSRCWSHLDSRPCFKTCLEEITLLKNNTDDATLIPVHAGHYLARRGNSWKSSSSEGSRDMQPFLQDTSSTTVTTIRLSDVELPKYLELLAESSGVIIKPQTDEYEVPRSIQIVPSLADKKIGQPDLATKPSELPRREITPEDREHLDNILSQIGTLNATERSKTLDNLRLKNNAKVINAFKNGLRASLNERSSRQLSSNINNKNNDGSSKISLDDRNCSSLGSSISSLRGSLPSTRPSSSVLGSQHNLPLKNINHSNNYNYSNNNNNNINNNNNNNNNNNNNSLDSNHSSTSSSTSITTTSIAPKDNNNIIINETNIIGNGTLRVHKNHANLEGSRANIPLVMNNVLLNLLRQPPQVIDESTNNIVTYTNVNTDSTRVS, encoded by the exons ATGTTGTTGATTAAACGAATATGCTCGTTAGTGGTGCTGGTATTGGCGGTAAATATTGCGAGAGCTTTATTGCCAGATGATTTTGAGGAGCAACAATTTACGGGTGATAATTTACAACAAGATTGTGCATCGAGATGCCCCGACCTAGATTTCAATCAG AACCGCACAGATGACATATCAGAAGTTGGATGCGGCGTAAGATGCAAAATAGATcag TGTGAAAAAGGATGCGCAGCATGGGAACAGGCCTTAGAAACAAGTTGCCAATCAACATGT AACGGTACACAAGAATTACTACCGCCGAAAGAACTCTACTGTGTACTAGGATGCCACGACGCGTTGAATCGATACTTTCAACAGCTAAAAG cGGAAATAGGTGTTCCACCGGCGCCGGCTCTTGTCGCGGATTCGCTGACAGCCACATCTCTGAGGCTCGAGTGGAAAGGGGTTGACATTAAGAGGCGAGCCGCGGGAATTTCTTATTTGGTCCAATGGAGGTACGAAGAGCTCGCGGAAACTTGGCAGTACTGTCGTAATCAGTCTTGGGGAGAAGATGATCAAATTCTGGTGGATAATCTCCAGCCGTATACCAAATACAGG TTTCGGGTGGCCTTGCTGCTGAAGTCGTCCCAACACAATCCCGAGCCGATAGTGTCAGCCCCTTCGGTAGTTATACTGACATTAGCTGCGGGTAGCCCCTCATCAGTACCGGTAATTGTAAGAGCAGCGGCCGTCGATAGTTACAGGGTCTCTGTATCTTGGGAACCAGGACCTTTTCCCAACGGTCCATTATTGTCCTATGTTTTACAGTTGCAAGGAGATGATTTCTTCTTGCTTAACAAG GACATACCAGCGTCTGAGAACACAGACCACTATATGTTCCAAAATTTGAAGCCGAATCAAAATTACTCCGTAAGTGTATCAATGAGGAATGCAGTCGGGGATGGACCTCCAGCGGTTACATACATAACGACACCTCCCGAGCCAGCTG TAAAAGACACACAACAACCAATACTAATCTTAGGCGGTGAGCATGTGGTGATGAAACAAGGCGCAGACATGTTGGATGAGCCAAGCATAATTTACCGAGCAAACGGTCGCATCCGCGGAGTAGCAATTCACGTTTCTTCGGCCCAATTATTCGTGTCCGATTCAATGGGGTATATTTACAGGACTACAATACTGAAAGAAACCGAGCCAATTGTTGTATTGCGACCGGACCAAGCGAACTTCAAGCCTTTAAGCTTGTCAGTAGATTGGCTCAACTCCCATTTGTACATTTTGGGCGAAGTGAATCACGCGACGACGGTCTGGCAAATAGCAAGATGCAATTTGGACGGTAAAGGATTGACTGTAGCAATGGCTGGGTTCATGACCCGACCGACGCACATCGAAGTGGATCCTTACAATGGCTACTTATTTTGGGTCACTCGGGGTGGATTGTTTCGCTTGGATTTGGCAGACATCAGTAATGGGATAAAACACGAAGTTCAGCCTTATCTGATCTTAGAAGACACACATTTGGGCGCTTTTACAGTCGATCATACTAATTTCAGACTACTGGTACCAGATCACACTCAAAATACGGTGATAAGCGTCTCTTTAGACGGCCGAGAAGTTTTGAACCTAAGAGCCAACACTCAGCAGCCGAAGTTCACGAATGTAGTGTCCTTGGCGATGGCCAATGGTCTGTTCTACTGGACAAATGGCGTGGAAGTATTGACGGAAGGGTATCACTCCGGGCAGAATCGGTATTTTCATAACGCGTATCCTGATAGGTCAGACGGTTCCTTTGTAAGCGTGAATGTCTTTATGGACGCAAGCCAACCAGTTCCGGTGCCAGTGAACCCTCCAACAGGGGTTCAAGCAGTTCTAGGAGCAGAAAGAGCTAAAGTATCCTGGCAAGCTCCCCATCTACTTGGGGGTCAAGGAAAAGGCGCTTGGCAAAACTGGTCCTATGAACTGGAGATCAAAGACGAGTCTACTGGCCACACTGTTCAGCAACGGAACATTACTGGCTCCTCGCATACTGTTTACAATTTGCGTGAAAAGTCAGAGTATACTATTAAAGCAGCGGCTTATACACACGCAGGCCGCGGACCTTGGTCGAGCGAGTTTCGCGGAAAAACTTTGCGAGAAAACTCACATGCTTCTATTCTCTGGTCTGCGAATGAAGGATTACTGAAGAGTGATGTTACTGGGGAAAATGTCAATACTTTGATCTACAAAGATATGCTGAAGGACAACGACAATGACTACCATATTATTGATGCGAGTTGGTATGAAGATACTCTGTACTTTGTAGGGAATAACTCCGCGTTGTATCGCTACAATATTACGAGTCACCAGAAAACAAAGTTGAACATCAATTCCGTTGGAACTGTAGCCGTTGATTGGTTTGCAAAAAAGCTGTACTGGGCGAATCCGAAGCAGCAGATCATAACTCGCGCGAATTTGAACGGAACTCAGCAGGAACCGATGTCGATACTCGCGATAGTCAAGGAACTGATCATTGATTCTCAAGAGGCGTATTTATACTGGTCTACTGGTCACGCTGTTGAAGTAGCGCGTCTTAATGGCCTAGACCGACGTTACTATCATTCAgatgaaattttcaatggaAAACAGGTTATGGGTTTAACGATAGACACTGAAAACCGGTATGTCTATTGGATAGTTCGAAGCTACGAAAGTGGATCGATTGTGTATCGAGCGCCTACTTCGGAAAGAGTACCAATGAGTCAAAGATTGATACCGGAAAAAGTTTCGTCATTGCAGTACCCAAATATCCAAGGACCCCTTTGTTATTTTTCCGAGCACCTGTTATGGCTACAAGACGATCGAAATGCAGTTATTGGCGACTTGACTGGCCAAAACACTGCAATGATCAATGGGATTAGTTTGATTGGCCTGCATATGGTAGCAATAATGGATCCTGCTCTGCATCAATACCCTCCGGGCTTGACAGCTGACAATATCACGGTGATACCTCGCGCAGTTTCGCTAAACAGCATTAGAGTGATAGGTACTTGGGGTAATTTCAATGTTTCCTGGGATCCAGTGACTAATATCAACCATGGAACTGTTTTCTATGAAGTTAAGTTCGCGAATTACATAAACGCTAACGCTAATCCCGAAATAACGACGGATACTACGATGTTGTATAACAATTCCGAGCAAATCTTGCCGTATTCGTTGTTAGAGGTTACTATCAAGGCTTTTACTTACTGGGGAGCTGCGATGCACACCCGAAAAGTTCTGAGATCGCCTCAGAGCGAACCCACACAGCCTACAAACGTTCGTGGGTTTGTTGAGTTCAACAGAGCACCAATCAATACTGATGCGAATGAACATCATCATGATAATGTTGATATTACAATAACATTCCGTTGGGATCCACCGGAATATCCAAACGGAATCATAAAAGGTTACAATTTACACTGCTGGTTTTTGAACAATAGCAAAAATGTCGACGTGTTCAATGGCCTGGAAGTACAGCACGATAAATGGGAGTACGTTGTGAATAACCTCAGGGCAAATACAACATACTACTTTGAAGTACAAGCTTTCACGGAAGTCGGAGCAGGCTCGTTTGCTGACATGATTAATATTTCGACAGAGAACGAAGATCCGGTGCCTCAATTGATCGTTGCATCGGTTGACGCTCTTAAATTGGTGGATCTTGATTTGAAGAGTGAAGTTATTTTGACGAGACACGTCGCCATTGAAATGCGTTACGTCACGCTCGATGATAAGCTTTATTGGATCAACGAAATGCAGGAAATAGTGATGGCCAATTTTAACGGTACCAATACGACGAAAATATTGTCGCTCAACAACACTGCTACTTCAATGTGCGTCGACTGGATATCAAGAAACCTGTATTGGTCTGAATATCAACGCAAGTCTGGGGTCAGCAGTATCTTGAAACTGGACTTGACCGCTTGGGAGTCCTCTGGAACGTTGATTTACGAAAAAATAGTAACAAACAGCAGAAATATCATCAATTTGGAAGTATCACCTTTGACTGGTGACTTGTTCTGGATTGAATTAACTGCAGGAAAGCATGGAAGTATTGTGCAATCAGACCTGTACGGTTCTCACATCAGGCCTTTCTTCAACCACGATGACACTGATTGCTCGTGTCCATACCGACCGTTGATAAAGCCTTCAATGACCATAGACAGCACGGATCCTCACAACCCGGTGATGTACTGGACGTCGATGGAGGAGCATTTGAACATTGCGGGTATCAATGGCTGTGTTTGCAGCAACGTGATAAGCTCAGGATTCAATCGTGGACTACCTCCAATTTCTTTAACAGCGGACAAGATCAATGTTTATTGGCTGGACGCTGCTGGGAGTGGAATTCACTACGTTAACAAAAATTACCCCTACGAGCAGGACATCAAGCGAATTTACTTCGACAATATCAGAACCATCAAAGCAATTGGAAAATCACTGCAGTCCTATCCAAATTCCGACTGCTTGATTCCGTACCAAATGTCTTACACCGTCGAAGAATTGGTTAAGAAGTCTAACAGCATCACGGTAAAGTTACCAAACCCAGAAACCCATCTAGGCTGCGAGAAATACAATCTACCGGGAACTCTGTTCACAATTCAGGTTTCAAGATGCCACGATTCAACAACCTGCGATACAAACGACATCTTGGAGTTCAAGACCTACAAAAAAGAGTTTGAGATTGTAAACTTACAGCCGTTTACAATGTACCAGTTTAAATTGGCGCTGAGTAATTACTACAGCGATATTATCAAAGTAAAACGCGAGTTTGGGAATCCTATTGTCTTGAGAACTGCTGCTGGCGCTCCCTCAGCGCCTCAGAACGTCACGGTGAAGTCTTGTACGCCAACTTTAGCCGCAGTTTACTGGCTAGCTCCGCGGATTTTGAACGCAGCCGCAGTAAGATACGAAATTCATTGGCGAACTCTTAGATTGGTTAACGGAGAGCGTCCAAAAGGGGaaaagttgattaaaaatctcGGCAAAGCTGCTGATGGGAGGTTCATGGAGCTTTTGAAGCCGCTGCTTCCTGGGCAGGATTATTTGGTCTACATCCGAGCTTACCCGGCGGATTCTAACGATACTTATGGGGAAAGCGAGGGTCATATTGTCAGCATGTATCCAGAACCTAATAATCTGACTAATATCGCGAGTAGCGTCAACACCCTGAATGTAACTTGGGTACCGATGGTCAATGTAACCGTTAATCACACCCTAGAGTTCACTACCGTCGGCTTGGAGAAATGGCAAGTTGCTGATAGTTTTGTCGTCGGTAAAGACAACAAAACTGAATACCGCATCCGCGGATTAATGCCAAGAACGCTCTACAAATTCAGGTTGATTCTCCGGTATCCAAACTACCATGACGATTTCTTGTGGCCTTCAGATGCGAGATTCACCTTCCAAACCTCTGGAGATGTCCCTAGTCCTCCTGGAAGACCTAGCGTCACTAAACTCAGGAATTCCGTGTATCAGTTGAACTGGGAACCGGCTCGGGCTCACGGCTCTCAGGTCAAGATGTACCGATTGGAGGGTAAAATCATCGAAAACGATCTCGAAGGCTTAAAAGCTACTCAAGATAATGAAGGATGGAAGCTTTATTACACCGGTACGGACAATTACTGGATAATCGTTGGGGAAATGAATCAAAAGTACAAGTTTCGTGTTCAAGCTACTAATGCTTACGGGTCTGGCGGGTGGAGCGAGACAAGCGGAATTATCGACCTTACTGATACTATCGGGACTACTTTGGCGAGCCAACAGCATTTAGGATTAATTTTGGGATTGAGTGTGccttttgttattattgtattaatttGTTTCTGCTACTTCCTTTGct TGTACAATAGACGGCGCAAAGAAGTCAAAAAGTCAATTTTACCGCCGGTGATGTCAGATGTCGAATTGGCGACACTCAGGGAAATACCGAGGGGTAATTTTGTCCAGGCAAACGCGCTTTATGTATCATCTTTGCAGAATGACAACGAAGAACTGATGCTTATGAAAATAAGCAAGCATCAGGTGGAAAAAGACAAGTTTCTTGGAAGAGGCGCTTTTGGAGAAGTCTTCCAAGGAAACGCTAAAGATTTGGACGGTCCGGGAGTTATAACGCCCGTAGCAATAAAAACTTTGCGCAAAGGCGCTACAGCCCATGAAAAGACTGAATTTTTACAAGAAGCTCAACTGATGAGTCAATTTAAACACAAAAACGTTCTAAGATTGCTGGGAGTTTGTCTTGAACAGGATTCGCCGTGGCTGATCCTGGAATTGATGGAGGCGGGAGatttattgagttatttaaGATCTAGTCGTCCGTTACCTCCGACAGATCATCGCGCGTTGAGATTACAGGACTTGCTGGCAATGTGTGAAGATGTTGCTCGTGGTTGTCATTATTTAGAGAGCTTGCACTTTGTTCATCGAGACTTGGCTTGTCGAAATTGTCTTGTTTCCGCGAAAAATCGCGAAAATCGGGTGGTTAAAATTGGAGACTTTGGTCTTGCAAgggatatttataaaaatgattactaCCGTaag GAAGGCGAAGGACTGCTCCCAGTCCGTTGGATGCCGCCAGAAGCTCTATTAGACGGCGTTTTCTCGACGCGAAGCGACGTCTGGGCTTTCGGAGTCCTGATGTGGGAAATAACCTCCCTCGGACAACAGCCATACCCCGCCAGGACGAACGGTGAAGTATTGCAGTACGTGACCCAAGCCGGGGGAAGACTGCCAAAACCAATAAATTGCCCCCCAGCGCTCTATCAATTAATGTCTCGCTGTTGGAGTCATCTGGACAGCAGACCATGCTTCAAAACTTGCCTCGAGGAAATAACGCTCTTGAAAAACAACACCGATGACGCGACGTTAATCCCCGTGCATGCGGGTCACTATTTAGCGCGGCGAG GCAATTCATGGAAATCAAGTAGTTCAGAAGGAAGCCGTGATATGCAGCCGTTCCTGCAAGACACGAGCAGCACAACAGTAACAACAATCCGTCTTTCGGACGTAGAGTTACCTAAATACCTCGAATTGCTGGCGGAGAGTTCCGGCGTGATAATAAAGCCCCAGACCGACGAGTACGAGGTCCCGCGGTCGATACAAATCGTACCAAGTCTCGCTGATAAGAAAATCGGACAACCGGACTTGGCTACAAAGCCCAGCGAGCTTCCTCGGCGCGAGATAACCCCGGAGGACCGCGAGCACTTGGATAATATACTGTCACAAATTGGGACACTGAACGCCACCGAGAGGAGCAAAACGCTGGACAACTTGAGATTGAAAAATAACGCAAAAGTTATAAATGCATTTAAAAATGGTCTTAGAGCCTCTTTGAACGAGCGATCTTCAAGACAATTGTctagtaatattaataataaaaataatgatggAAGCTCAAAGATTAGTTTAGATGATAGAAATTGTAGCTCACTCGGTTCATCTATAAGTTCACTGCGCGGATCATTGCCATCAACCCGGCCGAGCTCTTCGGTCCTTGGCTCTCAACACAATCTTccattgaaaaatatcaatcatagtaataattataattacagtaataacaacaataataatattaataataataataataataataataataataataataactcatTAGATAGCAATCATAGTTCGACATCGTCTTCCACGTCAATAACAACGACGTCGATCGCCCCgaaggataataataatattataattaatgaaactaATATTATTGGCAATGGCACTTTAAGGGTGCACAAAAATCACGCGAATTTAGAAGGTAGTAGAGCAAATATACCTCTTGTTATGAACAATGTcttgttaaatttattgcgACAACCGCCTCAAGTTATTGACGAAAGTACTAATAATATTGTTACGTATACAAATGTAAATACTGATTCAACTAGGGTTAGTTaa